The following proteins come from a genomic window of Campylobacter concisus:
- a CDS encoding DUF493 domain-containing protein yields MASICDLNNKKAKIDYPTHWEYKIIFDADVNVEEKVKEIVKDREFKLVFSKFSKDKKYASYDLAVLVLSEEERLEIFSALKHEAKYVL; encoded by the coding sequence GTGGCGAGTATATGCGATCTAAATAACAAAAAAGCAAAAATTGATTACCCAACACATTGGGAATATAAAATAATATTTGATGCAGATGTCAATGTAGAAGAAAAGGTAAAAGAGATAGTAAAAGATAGAGAATTTAAACTAGTCTTTTCAAAATTTAGCAAAGATAAAAAGTACGCAAGCTATGACTTAGCTGTGCTAGTTTTGAGCGAAGAAGAGAGGCTAGAGATATTTTCAGCACTAAAACACGAAGCAAAATACGTTTTATAA